One genomic segment of Aquipluma nitroreducens includes these proteins:
- a CDS encoding SDR family oxidoreductase — MKNKVVVITGASSGIGRALAKEFAAKGARLSLGARRTELLEQLRQELHETEILIVKTDVSSEDDCRNLIDGTVKHFGQIDILINNAGISMRALFEEVDTKVIRQLMDVNFYGTVYCSKFALPHLLKTKGSLVGVISIAGYVGLPGRTGYSASKFAIRGFLDTVRIENLKKGLHVLVAAPGFTASEVRKAALTNDGSQQGETPRDESKMMSSEECARHIVRAIGKRKRELILTFTEGKLTVFLGKFFPALLDKLTYSHMAKEPNSPFK, encoded by the coding sequence GTGAAAAACAAAGTTGTTGTTATTACCGGCGCATCTTCAGGTATTGGCCGTGCATTGGCTAAAGAATTCGCAGCTAAAGGTGCACGATTATCGTTGGGTGCTCGCCGAACTGAACTTCTGGAACAATTGAGGCAAGAACTTCATGAAACCGAAATATTAATTGTCAAAACGGATGTAAGCAGCGAAGACGATTGCCGCAATTTGATCGACGGGACCGTCAAGCATTTTGGACAGATTGATATACTGATCAACAATGCGGGCATTTCGATGCGAGCTCTTTTTGAAGAAGTTGACACCAAGGTTATCCGCCAATTGATGGATGTGAATTTCTACGGAACAGTTTATTGCAGCAAATTCGCTTTGCCTCATCTATTGAAGACCAAAGGAAGTCTGGTTGGAGTTATTTCAATTGCCGGATATGTCGGACTTCCGGGAAGGACAGGCTATTCAGCCTCGAAATTTGCTATTCGCGGATTTTTGGATACCGTACGCATCGAAAACCTAAAAAAGGGACTTCATGTATTGGTTGCTGCTCCAGGATTTACTGCTTCTGAAGTAAGAAAAGCAGCTTTGACAAACGATGGTTCGCAACAAGGTGAAACGCCTCGCGACGAAAGCAAAATGATGTCGTCCGAAGAATGCGCCAGACACATTGTTCGTGCCATTGGAAAACGCAAACGCGAATTAATCCTCACTTTTACCGAAGGAAAGCTAACCGTATTTCTGGGAAAGTTCTTCCCTGCGTTGCTCGATAAATTAACGTACAGCCACATGGCCAAAGAACCCAATTCGCCATTCAAATAA
- a CDS encoding acyl-CoA thioesterase, whose protein sequence is MIVTETKVRVYYEDTDQMGVVYYGNYPRYYEIGRTEMIRDLGFTYKQMEEMNIMLPARSLKINYLKSAYYDDLLTIRTIIDTIPKVKFPIKTEIYNEVGELINSGEVVLVFFNSLTNKPFAAPKFFIDKLTQIFNEKR, encoded by the coding sequence ATGATTGTTACTGAAACGAAAGTCAGGGTTTATTACGAAGATACTGACCAGATGGGTGTTGTTTATTACGGCAACTACCCCCGGTATTACGAAATAGGCCGCACCGAAATGATTCGCGATTTGGGCTTTACCTACAAGCAAATGGAAGAGATGAATATCATGCTACCAGCCAGAAGCCTGAAAATAAACTACCTGAAATCGGCTTATTACGATGACTTGCTAACCATCAGAACAATTATAGATACCATCCCGAAAGTGAAATTTCCGATTAAAACCGAGATTTACAATGAAGTTGGCGAGTTAATTAATTCGGGAGAAGTCGTTTTAGTATTTTTCAATTCGCTAACCAATAAACCATTTGCTGCACCTAAATTCTTTATCGACAAATTGACACAGATTTTCAATGAAAAACGCTAG
- a CDS encoding TonB-dependent receptor — protein sequence MKITLFVVLFSAIQIFATGVYSQNAKFNFKKENASIENILSAIEDQSDFYFLYNGKLVDVAQKVTVSVENQSIENTLKELFRGTNISYKIIDRQVVLTPSDNGNVGNNQQQPKVVSGKVTDSTGASLPGVTVVVKGTTQGMITDMDGNYNIPNVPANATLAFSFVGMKSQEIAVSSKSSINVVMIEESIGLDEVVAVGYGTQSKKSVTGSIQSVGTDELADIPVTTAAQKLQGKLSGVQINQTTGRPGQGMSIRVRGQASLTAGNSPLYVVDGFPINGDISSLNPNEIENISVLKDASSAALYGSRAANGVILVTTKKGGRGEKTSINFAANYGLQQVPQKGRPEMMNATEYAQFRKDYYDDLKRPVPTVWQNPAQYGEGTNFYDEMLRTAPTMDYSLSFSSSNKRSSTTAVLGYLNQDGVVINSNYQRFSLRINSEFDVSDKVKTGFSLAPTYSDDNMPDTDGIAWAGFVGRGGLLANALTTWPIFNPYDTEGNLKNNFFEPVTVNAQANPIWNAKVITNKTKSMRLLSNAFAQYSPIEGLVLKTTINMEYFSTKYQNVTPSTVGAYTPSVASASISNSGYLSWLNENTATYKNSFGGHNLDLLGGATIQRFISESAGIAYNGFTDDRVPTISAAPNIVRNANTANDVQEWSMMSYLSRVNYNYQNRYLLSLALRADGSSRFGKDNRWGYFPSASLGWIASDEAFMKRFEKLSLLKLRGSFGVVGNNSIGNYTQYATVNAGATANNAIFGPTVYSGAVQASLPNSNLTWEKTKEFDFGFDAGFFKNRINLSYDYYTRRTTSLLYGVSVAQESGYSSFMANIGELKFWGHEFLLSTKNLVGKFSWETSFNIAFTDNKVMALSGGIDRIYSSLFSSNITKVGGKIGMIYGMVWDGVYDNQAEFDSSPKAILSEVGTIKYKDVGGGANGAPDGRITNGGDNDDRTIIGDPTPKFTYGMTNTFSYKNVDLSVVLAGAYGNKIIVWNDQSLANLDGNFNVYKELKDRWRSPENPGAGKYGKSTSGTSNERDWVSSRFLSDGSYLAIKNVTLGYSIPTKKVFTNLRVFMSVQQLYTFTKYRGANPESGNSFTQNGSTSALTLGSDFASFPIPRTVSFGLNIGF from the coding sequence ATGAAAATAACTTTATTTGTTGTTTTATTCTCTGCTATTCAGATTTTTGCAACTGGCGTTTATTCGCAAAATGCAAAATTTAACTTCAAAAAGGAAAACGCATCGATTGAGAATATCTTAAGTGCAATCGAAGATCAGTCTGATTTTTATTTTTTGTACAACGGGAAGCTTGTTGATGTCGCTCAGAAAGTAACTGTTTCTGTAGAAAATCAAAGTATTGAAAACACTTTAAAAGAGCTTTTCAGGGGTACAAATATTTCCTACAAGATTATTGATCGTCAGGTTGTTCTTACTCCTTCTGATAATGGTAATGTTGGAAACAACCAGCAGCAACCTAAGGTAGTTTCAGGAAAGGTCACCGATTCAACCGGAGCTTCATTGCCGGGTGTAACCGTGGTTGTTAAAGGCACGACCCAAGGTATGATTACGGACATGGATGGAAACTACAATATTCCTAATGTTCCTGCTAATGCAACTCTTGCTTTTTCCTTTGTTGGAATGAAATCACAGGAAATTGCTGTTTCATCGAAATCAAGTATCAATGTGGTGATGATTGAAGAATCAATTGGGCTCGACGAAGTTGTGGCTGTAGGTTATGGAACACAATCAAAAAAGAGCGTAACCGGTTCTATTCAGTCAGTCGGTACTGACGAGCTTGCCGATATACCAGTGACAACAGCTGCCCAAAAACTTCAGGGAAAACTTTCCGGTGTTCAAATTAATCAAACCACTGGTAGACCTGGACAGGGAATGTCTATTCGTGTTCGTGGACAAGCTTCGCTAACAGCTGGAAACAGTCCTTTATACGTTGTTGACGGATTCCCTATTAATGGAGACATCAGTTCTTTAAATCCAAACGAAATCGAAAATATCTCTGTGCTGAAGGACGCATCATCAGCCGCTTTGTATGGATCAAGAGCTGCTAATGGAGTTATTCTGGTTACTACCAAAAAAGGTGGTAGGGGAGAAAAGACCTCAATTAACTTTGCTGCCAATTATGGACTGCAGCAAGTTCCACAAAAAGGACGTCCGGAAATGATGAATGCTACGGAATATGCACAATTCAGAAAAGATTATTATGACGATTTGAAACGTCCGGTACCCACTGTTTGGCAAAATCCGGCTCAATACGGCGAGGGCACAAATTTTTACGATGAAATGCTGCGAACTGCGCCAACTATGGACTATAGTCTAAGTTTTAGTAGTTCAAACAAAAGATCGAGTACCACTGCAGTTTTAGGTTATTTGAATCAGGACGGTGTTGTAATTAATTCTAATTATCAAAGATTTTCGTTACGCATTAATTCTGAATTTGATGTATCTGATAAAGTTAAGACAGGGTTTAGCTTAGCTCCAACTTATTCTGATGATAATATGCCAGATACCGATGGTATTGCCTGGGCTGGTTTTGTAGGAAGAGGTGGTTTGCTTGCCAATGCATTGACTACTTGGCCGATTTTTAATCCATATGATACAGAGGGAAATCTCAAAAATAACTTTTTCGAACCAGTGACCGTTAACGCACAGGCAAACCCGATATGGAATGCGAAAGTAATCACAAATAAAACAAAAAGCATGCGCCTGTTATCAAATGCTTTTGCCCAATATTCGCCAATTGAGGGATTAGTGCTTAAAACCACTATCAATATGGAATACTTCAGCACTAAGTATCAGAACGTAACACCTTCAACTGTAGGAGCTTATACGCCTTCTGTTGCAAGTGCCTCTATCAGCAATTCAGGATATTTGTCGTGGTTGAACGAAAATACAGCGACTTATAAAAACTCTTTTGGTGGCCATAATCTTGATTTATTGGGTGGTGCAACAATTCAGCGATTTATCTCTGAAAGCGCCGGCATTGCATACAATGGATTTACCGATGATCGGGTTCCAACAATTTCGGCAGCTCCCAATATTGTTCGTAATGCTAATACAGCTAACGATGTTCAGGAATGGAGTATGATGTCTTATTTGTCAAGGGTAAATTACAATTATCAAAACAGATACCTTCTCTCTCTAGCATTAAGGGCAGACGGCTCTTCAAGATTTGGTAAAGATAACAGATGGGGTTATTTCCCTTCAGCTTCTTTGGGATGGATAGCTTCGGATGAGGCGTTTATGAAAAGATTTGAAAAACTTTCTTTATTGAAATTACGTGGTTCTTTTGGTGTTGTTGGAAATAACAGTATCGGTAATTATACCCAATATGCTACTGTAAATGCCGGTGCAACTGCCAATAATGCTATTTTCGGGCCTACAGTATACAGTGGTGCTGTTCAAGCGTCTTTGCCTAATTCAAATCTCACATGGGAGAAAACAAAAGAATTTGACTTTGGTTTTGACGCAGGCTTCTTTAAAAACAGAATTAATTTAAGCTATGACTATTATACCAGAAGGACAACAAGCTTGCTTTATGGTGTCTCTGTAGCACAGGAGTCAGGGTATAGTTCTTTTATGGCTAATATCGGTGAACTTAAGTTCTGGGGGCATGAATTCTTGCTGAGCACTAAAAACCTGGTTGGCAAATTTTCCTGGGAGACTTCCTTCAATATAGCATTTACAGACAATAAAGTTATGGCTCTTTCAGGAGGAATCGACAGAATTTACAGCAGTCTTTTTAGCTCAAACATTACCAAAGTTGGTGGAAAAATTGGGATGATCTATGGAATGGTATGGGATGGAGTTTATGATAATCAGGCAGAGTTTGACAGTAGCCCAAAAGCTATTTTGTCAGAAGTCGGAACAATTAAGTATAAGGATGTAGGTGGTGGTGCAAATGGTGCACCAGATGGAAGAATTACGAACGGTGGAGATAATGATGACCGTACCATAATTGGCGATCCAACTCCAAAGTTTACTTATGGAATGACAAATACTTTTTCGTACAAAAACGTTGATTTATCAGTTGTTTTGGCTGGTGCATATGGTAATAAAATTATCGTATGGAATGATCAGTCGTTAGCGAATCTTGATGGCAACTTTAATGTATATAAGGAATTAAAAGACAGATGGCGTTCTCCTGAAAATCCAGGAGCTGGAAAATATGGAAAATCTACATCAGGAACATCCAATGAACGTGACTGGGTTAGTTCAAGATTTTTGAGCGACGGTAGCTATCTTGCTATTAAGAATGTGACATTAGGATACTCAATACCAACAAAGAAAGTGTTCACTAATTTAAGAGTGTTTATGAGTGTACAACAGTTATACACTTTTACTAAGTACAGAGGAGCCAATCCTGAATCGGGGAACAGTTTTACACAAAATGGTTCTACCAGTGCCTTGACTCTTGGTAGCGATTTTGCAAGCTTTCCGATTCCAAGGACAGTTTCTTTTGGTTTGAATATTGGTTTCTAA
- a CDS encoding FecR family protein, with translation MEDKNYIYHLIALEFSNEMDSAQQHELQSWLKLSSENVAEYNEIIKVLTYYDALDAMKKIDVSHDLLLVKKKLNKHSNKNTFVMNFQKVAAILLLPLLIYTAWNISKPSTFSKKVSLMKTSETTFGVRSQIQLSDGTKVWINSGSKLTYPDEFTGKVREVKLEGEAYFQVESDKEHPFYVDLNGCKVKATGTRFNISNYKEDNEITTYLEHGKVSLLSAVSKDSNKSVQLNENEIIVYQKADKQYHITNADGKKYIGWIDGALIFKNDDTNDVAARLGRWFNAEIIFDEEVLKSDYVFTATFKHESLEEALRLLSYSTPITYKILSGSKQDDSSFSKRKVLISKK, from the coding sequence GTGGAAGATAAAAACTACATATATCATTTAATTGCACTGGAATTTTCCAATGAAATGGATAGTGCACAGCAACACGAGCTGCAATCCTGGCTCAAATTATCTTCAGAAAACGTAGCAGAATACAATGAAATAATAAAAGTCCTGACGTATTATGACGCGCTGGATGCCATGAAGAAGATAGATGTTAGCCACGATTTGCTTCTGGTCAAGAAAAAGCTGAATAAGCATTCCAACAAAAATACATTCGTGATGAATTTTCAGAAAGTGGCAGCTATTCTTCTATTACCACTTCTCATTTACACAGCCTGGAATATCTCAAAACCTTCAACGTTTTCTAAAAAGGTTAGCCTGATGAAAACTTCGGAAACTACCTTTGGTGTCCGCTCACAAATTCAGTTGAGCGACGGAACTAAAGTATGGATTAATTCGGGTAGTAAGTTGACCTATCCGGATGAATTCACCGGCAAGGTGCGGGAAGTTAAATTGGAGGGAGAAGCATACTTTCAAGTCGAATCAGACAAAGAGCATCCCTTTTACGTTGATCTGAACGGATGTAAAGTTAAAGCTACCGGAACACGTTTTAATATATCTAACTATAAGGAAGATAATGAGATAACCACTTATTTGGAACACGGCAAGGTTTCGCTTTTGTCAGCAGTTAGTAAAGATTCGAACAAATCGGTTCAATTGAATGAAAATGAAATAATTGTATATCAAAAAGCAGATAAACAGTACCATATAACCAATGCCGACGGGAAAAAATACATTGGATGGATCGACGGAGCTTTGATTTTTAAGAACGACGACACCAATGATGTGGCAGCTCGTTTAGGGCGTTGGTTTAATGCCGAAATTATTTTCGACGAGGAAGTTTTAAAAAGTGATTATGTGTTCACTGCAACATTTAAACACGAATCGCTTGAAGAAGCACTTCGACTATTATCATACAGTACGCCAATTACATATAAAATACTTTCGGGATCTAAGCAAGACGATTCCTCTTTTAGTAAGCGCAAAGTTTTAATCTCAAAAAAATAG
- a CDS encoding alpha/beta hydrolase, with protein sequence MRTTIAFFTLVIISFTTMAQDFKLKVWPNGAPDSNGLTTPEEVFDGKRVRNVSEAEIYVYLPKIGINTGAAVVICPGGGYAMEAMDHEGYDMAEWLASQGVAGIVLKYRLPNGHDQIPLEDAQRALRIVRQKAAEWGINPAKIGIAGSSAGGHLASTAGTRFDLGKPDSSDPLEKFSCRPDFMLLLYPVITFNEEFGHMGSRTNLIGAGNKWELVEKYSNELHATAQTPPTFLVLADDDGGVPPRNSIEFYMALKKYKIPAEMHIFRDGGHGFGMRKKNIPVDQWPNLFAQWMKAQGITK encoded by the coding sequence ATGAGAACCACAATCGCATTTTTCACATTGGTCATTATTAGCTTTACAACTATGGCTCAAGATTTTAAACTTAAAGTATGGCCAAACGGTGCACCCGACAGCAACGGATTGACAACACCTGAAGAAGTTTTTGATGGCAAACGCGTACGCAATGTTTCGGAGGCCGAAATTTATGTGTATTTACCCAAAATAGGAATTAATACAGGCGCGGCCGTGGTGATTTGTCCGGGCGGTGGTTATGCCATGGAAGCCATGGACCACGAAGGATATGATATGGCCGAATGGCTGGCATCTCAAGGGGTTGCCGGTATTGTTCTGAAATATCGCCTTCCAAATGGTCACGATCAGATTCCATTGGAAGATGCTCAACGCGCTTTGCGCATTGTAAGGCAAAAAGCTGCCGAATGGGGAATCAATCCGGCTAAAATCGGTATTGCAGGTTCTTCTGCAGGTGGTCATTTGGCCTCAACTGCCGGAACACGATTTGATTTGGGAAAACCTGATTCATCGGACCCTCTTGAAAAATTCAGTTGCAGACCCGATTTTATGCTTTTATTGTATCCGGTAATCACATTCAACGAAGAATTTGGGCATATGGGTTCGCGTACAAATTTGATTGGCGCCGGAAACAAATGGGAACTGGTTGAAAAATATTCGAACGAACTGCATGCTACAGCCCAAACTCCGCCGACATTCCTGGTTTTAGCCGATGACGATGGAGGGGTTCCGCCCCGCAACTCCATCGAGTTTTACATGGCGCTGAAAAAATATAAAATACCGGCCGAAATGCACATTTTCCGCGACGGCGGACACGGTTTTGGAATGAGAAAGAAAAACATTCCGGTTGACCAGTGGCCAAACCTGTTCGCCCAGTGGATGAAAGCTCAGGGAATCACGAAATAG
- a CDS encoding RNA polymerase sigma-70 factor has protein sequence MDMKYHEKELFLFEEMKKGKEYAFDFFFNYYYPGLCVYAQKMISLQEEEARDIVQDVFVKFWKNRQELNIQFSIRSYLFIAVKNKCFDLLRKKNRSIRTQEITVQNDSSDESFETYVFAELEALFNNSLSKLPERCREIFELSRLHGMKNREIAEKLNLSEKTVENQMTKALHILRVELKDYLPLLALFEFFHFLR, from the coding sequence ATGGATATGAAATATCATGAGAAGGAGCTTTTCTTATTTGAAGAAATGAAGAAGGGGAAAGAATATGCTTTCGACTTCTTTTTCAACTACTACTATCCTGGATTGTGTGTCTATGCCCAAAAAATGATTTCTCTTCAGGAAGAGGAAGCAAGAGATATTGTTCAGGATGTTTTCGTTAAGTTTTGGAAAAATCGACAGGAACTAAACATCCAGTTTTCCATCCGGTCATATCTGTTTATTGCCGTAAAAAATAAATGTTTCGATTTGCTTCGGAAGAAAAACAGAAGTATCAGGACTCAAGAAATCACGGTTCAAAATGACAGCAGCGATGAATCATTTGAAACATATGTCTTTGCTGAACTCGAAGCTCTTTTTAATAATAGCCTTAGCAAGCTCCCTGAAAGATGTCGTGAGATTTTTGAGCTAAGCAGATTACATGGAATGAAAAACCGTGAGATTGCTGAAAAATTGAATTTATCTGAAAAAACAGTAGAAAATCAGATGACCAAAGCACTCCATATTCTAAGAGTCGAATTAAAGGATTACTTGCCATTACTGGCTCTTTTCGAATTTTTTCACTTTCTCCGATAG
- a CDS encoding LysE family translocator, giving the protein MFLTLIAKGILIGLLVSIPLGPIGVLVIQRTVNKSRMAGLLSGMGAALSDTVYAIIAGFSLTFVIDFIRAHEMMFQVVGAVVVLILGVHIFFSNPVKDIRRNRLRGNTHFQDIISSFLVTFSNPLTVFVFLAVFTSSGVAVSLEQPYHSFFVILGILTGAFLWWFSLSGIVSLFRHKINLRILWWINKTAGAIIILFVLITAIVVAQKGLGS; this is encoded by the coding sequence ATGTTTTTAACGTTGATAGCAAAAGGGATTTTGATTGGTTTGTTGGTTTCCATACCATTGGGACCAATTGGTGTTTTGGTCATCCAGCGAACGGTGAATAAAAGTCGCATGGCAGGCCTTTTATCCGGAATGGGGGCGGCATTGTCTGATACCGTTTATGCAATCATTGCAGGGTTTAGCCTTACTTTTGTGATCGATTTTATTCGTGCGCACGAAATGATGTTTCAGGTCGTCGGAGCGGTAGTTGTTTTGATCCTTGGGGTTCATATCTTTTTTTCGAATCCGGTAAAAGATATTCGTCGCAATCGCCTTCGTGGAAACACCCATTTCCAGGATATTATTTCGAGTTTCCTGGTCACTTTTTCAAATCCATTAACCGTATTTGTCTTCCTGGCCGTGTTTACCAGTTCGGGCGTGGCCGTTAGCCTCGAACAACCTTACCATTCTTTCTTTGTGATACTTGGAATTCTTACTGGAGCTTTTCTCTGGTGGTTTTCGTTGTCGGGTATTGTCAGTTTGTTCAGGCATAAAATTAACCTGAGGATTCTTTGGTGGATCAATAAAACCGCCGGAGCGATCATTATTCTCTTTGTGCTTATAACTGCGATCGTTGTTGCACAAAAAGGATTGGGTAGTTAA